The proteins below come from a single Eubacterium limosum genomic window:
- a CDS encoding HAD-IIB family hydrolase, which yields MSTLYLSDLDGTLFTTKKSLSEKTIMLLNDCLVKNVNFAVATARMPYGCDYRLEPLNLTTPSILTNGVFLYDFSTHSYLEAKKMYPEAVFDVLEVFNEMDTGVFLYSFSQNQIQIYYNREAMIKQTQYYSDRALKCCSKVDCQPDLKSFVSVSDIVYLACTDTEEKLKPIYTAIQKIKGVSCAFYLNIYNGLYCIEIFSDQATKKNALLELKSMLHCDEVVVFGDNLNDLSMFEVADRRYAVSNALDSVKELADEIIPSCDEDGVAAFIHKEIFGD from the coding sequence ATGAGCACACTTTATTTATCTGATTTGGATGGAACTCTGTTTACGACAAAAAAAAGTTTGTCCGAAAAAACAATCATGCTTTTGAACGATTGTTTGGTTAAGAATGTGAACTTTGCAGTTGCGACAGCACGTATGCCATATGGTTGTGATTATCGGTTGGAGCCTCTTAATTTAACTACGCCGTCCATTTTAACGAATGGTGTCTTTCTTTACGATTTTAGTACGCATTCGTATCTTGAAGCAAAAAAAATGTACCCTGAGGCAGTTTTTGATGTTTTGGAGGTATTTAATGAAATGGACACAGGCGTTTTTCTTTACAGCTTCTCACAGAACCAGATTCAGATTTATTATAATCGGGAGGCAATGATAAAGCAGACGCAATATTACAGCGATAGAGCCTTGAAATGTTGTTCAAAAGTGGACTGTCAACCAGACCTTAAATCATTTGTTTCCGTGTCAGACATTGTGTATCTTGCATGCACTGATACTGAAGAAAAGCTCAAGCCAATTTATACAGCTATACAAAAAATAAAAGGCGTATCCTGTGCTTTTTATTTAAATATTTATAATGGGCTTTACTGTATTGAAATTTTTTCAGATCAGGCAACTAAAAAGAATGCACTACTCGAACTGAAAAGCATGTTACATTGTGATGAAGTCGTCGTTTTCGGAGATAATTTGAATGATCTATCAATGTTTGAAGTGGCTGATCGGAGATATGCTGTGAGCAACGCTCTGGACTCTGTGAAAGAACTAGCTGATGAAATCATTCCTAGCTGTGACGAAGATGGAGTAGCTGCTTTTATTCACAAAGAAATTTTTGGAGATTAA
- a CDS encoding iron-containing alcohol dehydrogenase produces MADPRLIYADPRDLDTLRNALKDNDPEGKLCPILMDQIYIQKKAIELLPEIISEHTRGKKILMVSDMTPYFRGKDSLKEQIYYLLSQNFDVLWLTLDNHDHVLHAVDEESTRIQEVIRTHQADCVLGIGGGTITDLCKDASHAVDDSIPLIIVQTALSVNAFSDGISIMLKNGVKCSLPTRYPSVLVIDLDVIEQAPMERNLAGYGDVLATWTAPVDWYLSYKLGMNNTYNDPSCDILRTQNSELLEQSARLAAKDQETFELLAKVLTLSGLAMGIAGESSPSSGTEHIITHLLDMAADKQHRDVAFHGAQVSIGTIFTAIAWDILLNEFDPTSVDLEKCFPTEEKMKSMVYESFEWIKKETADECWKGYQKKLENWKSNKENFKKFLRNWDIIKTEIQNVVVPPQHLCEQMRAAGAPTHYSQMTPSIDEKTARWALRNCHLYRNRFTLSDLLFYIGWWNDDFIERLIQRASELDAGL; encoded by the coding sequence ATGGCAGATCCAAGACTGATTTATGCAGATCCTAGAGATTTAGATACGCTCAGAAATGCATTAAAAGACAATGATCCTGAGGGTAAACTCTGCCCTATTTTAATGGATCAGATTTATATTCAAAAAAAAGCGATAGAATTACTGCCTGAGATTATCTCAGAGCATACACGTGGCAAAAAGATACTCATGGTATCCGACATGACCCCCTACTTCCGTGGAAAAGATAGTTTAAAGGAGCAAATTTATTATCTGTTAAGTCAAAATTTCGATGTACTCTGGCTAACTTTAGATAATCATGACCATGTATTGCACGCAGTCGATGAAGAAAGTACTCGAATCCAGGAAGTAATCCGCACACATCAGGCAGACTGTGTACTAGGAATTGGTGGAGGCACTATAACAGATCTTTGTAAAGATGCATCGCACGCCGTCGACGATTCTATTCCGCTAATCATTGTACAAACGGCATTATCCGTAAATGCTTTTTCGGACGGAATTTCAATTATGCTGAAAAATGGTGTAAAATGTTCACTCCCAACTCGTTATCCTTCTGTTCTGGTGATTGACTTAGACGTAATCGAACAGGCACCTATGGAAAGAAACCTTGCAGGATACGGTGATGTACTGGCAACTTGGACTGCACCGGTGGATTGGTATTTATCTTATAAATTAGGAATGAACAACACCTACAATGATCCATCTTGCGACATCTTACGCACGCAAAATTCAGAGTTGTTAGAACAATCTGCACGGTTGGCAGCAAAAGACCAGGAAACATTTGAACTGTTGGCCAAAGTGCTTACATTAAGTGGTTTGGCCATGGGAATTGCAGGGGAATCCAGCCCTTCCTCAGGAACAGAGCATATCATCACGCATTTACTGGATATGGCCGCAGATAAGCAACATCGTGATGTCGCATTCCACGGTGCCCAGGTGTCCATTGGCACAATTTTTACTGCAATCGCTTGGGATATTTTGTTAAATGAATTTGATCCCACATCCGTAGATCTTGAAAAATGCTTTCCTACAGAGGAAAAAATGAAATCCATGGTCTATGAGTCCTTTGAATGGATTAAGAAAGAAACTGCCGACGAATGCTGGAAAGGCTATCAAAAAAAGCTGGAAAACTGGAAATCAAACAAAGAAAATTTCAAAAAATTTTTACGCAACTGGGATATTATTAAAACAGAAATTCAAAATGTTGTCGTGCCACCGCAACATTTATGTGAACAGATGCGTGCCGCCGGAGCCCCCACCCATTATTCTCAAATGACACCGTCTATTGATGAAAAAACAGCTCGCTGGGCGCTTCGCAATTGCCACTTATACCGGAATCGTTTTACCCTGTCCGACTTGCTTTTCTATATAGGATGGTGGAACGATGATTTTATTGAACGCTTGATTCAGCGTGCATCGGAACTAGATGCAGGTTTGTAA
- a CDS encoding xylulokinase, producing MYVIGIDLGTQSLKGLLVDINGKIIMEANCVHDPVYPYPAWAEQVVADWIHSFKKVVHELIQKSGVAPEEIGTIGMDAINDSIVVIDHEGNPMMNSIIWLDRRAETEIKTIEKKISSERVFEITGLNLDSSHTAAKMLWVKKHHPEIYEKCKNILNVDSFMVHWMTGESVVDYAQASASMLYNVTDKCWDAEMAKVFDIDPQLLGRIGKPEEVCGHLTEQAAKELGLTTKTKVIIGTGDEHSACVGSGLVKPGMVCDITGTAEPVAAVADKPVFDKIGNLVETHHHADARWWLIENPGFVSGGSTRWFRDNIMRYDNYDIMNVMAATSPVGSNGVIFLPCMQGAMTPTWNGNARGTFTGLTLNNNFDDLARAVFEGIAFGLRDNVDRFEEIGMDCSNVRIVGGSTKSPLWCQMKADLLGKPMTATKSAEGAAIGAAMLASVAEGNFKDLDEAAEAMVELGATYEPDVQKKASYDEAYGRYKECYAAMELFFDKCYS from the coding sequence ATGTATGTAATAGGAATCGATTTGGGAACACAAAGTTTAAAAGGCCTTTTGGTCGATATAAATGGAAAAATCATAATGGAGGCAAATTGCGTACATGATCCGGTATATCCATACCCAGCATGGGCAGAACAAGTCGTAGCAGACTGGATCCATTCTTTTAAGAAAGTGGTACATGAATTAATACAAAAAAGTGGAGTCGCACCAGAGGAAATTGGAACAATCGGGATGGATGCGATTAATGACAGTATTGTTGTCATTGATCACGAGGGAAATCCGATGATGAATTCAATTATCTGGCTAGATCGTCGCGCTGAAACAGAAATTAAAACAATTGAAAAAAAAATTTCTTCAGAACGCGTATTTGAAATCACAGGTTTAAACCTGGATTCATCTCATACTGCTGCAAAGATGCTATGGGTTAAAAAACATCATCCAGAGATATATGAAAAATGCAAAAACATCCTAAATGTGGATAGTTTTATGGTACATTGGATGACCGGAGAAAGTGTGGTGGATTATGCCCAAGCGTCAGCATCAATGTTATACAACGTTACAGATAAATGCTGGGACGCTGAGATGGCAAAAGTCTTTGATATTGATCCACAGCTATTAGGCAGAATCGGAAAACCGGAGGAAGTTTGCGGTCATTTAACAGAGCAGGCCGCAAAAGAGCTAGGTTTGACCACAAAGACGAAAGTGATCATCGGTACAGGTGACGAACATTCTGCCTGTGTAGGATCTGGACTCGTGAAACCAGGCATGGTGTGTGATATCACGGGAACTGCAGAACCTGTGGCAGCTGTGGCGGACAAACCAGTATTTGATAAGATTGGAAATTTAGTGGAAACTCATCATCATGCGGATGCAAGATGGTGGCTAATCGAAAACCCTGGCTTCGTATCTGGCGGCTCCACACGTTGGTTCCGCGACAATATTATGCGATATGACAATTACGACATAATGAATGTTATGGCTGCGACATCTCCAGTAGGTTCTAATGGCGTTATTTTTCTCCCATGCATGCAAGGAGCAATGACGCCGACTTGGAATGGAAACGCAAGAGGAACCTTTACCGGATTAACATTGAACAATAATTTTGATGATTTAGCACGAGCTGTATTTGAAGGCATTGCATTCGGTCTCAGGGACAATGTGGACCGCTTTGAAGAAATCGGTATGGATTGTTCAAATGTACGTATCGTCGGTGGCAGTACAAAATCACCTTTATGGTGTCAGATGAAAGCAGACTTACTGGGTAAACCCATGACGGCAACTAAAAGCGCGGAAGGTGCGGCGATTGGTGCAGCAATGTTAGCAAGCGTAGCAGAAGGTAATTTCAAAGATCTGGACGAAGCAGCAGAAGCCATGGTCGAACTAGGCGCAACCTATGAACCAGACGTACAAAAAAAGGCATCCTATGATGAAGCTTATGGCCGCTACAAAGAGTGTTATGCTGCGATGGAACTATTTTTTGATAAATGTTACAGCTAG
- a CDS encoding HAD-IIA family hydrolase gives MQTSKRGDIIEILHEKYRVNQDANALISQIQNFALDMDGTIYLDETWIDGAKVFLERIEQTGRNYCFMTNNSSKNAEIYVEKLHKMGLDIDPQKQLITSGHATIDYLKRNFPEKSVYLFGNKALMDEFEKNGICLEEDHPDVLISAFDTSFNYTKLCKFCDLVREGLPYIGTHPDYNCPTQNGFVPDIGAFHAYVSASTGRMPDKIIGKPNKEIIDYTLNVLSAKPENTAVVGDRLYTDVKSGVFNGLFGILVLSGEARLADLPGSDVKPHLVFDSVKNITPLL, from the coding sequence ATTCAAACATCCAAAAGAGGTGATATTATCGAAATTTTACATGAAAAATATCGAGTAAATCAAGATGCAAATGCGCTGATTTCTCAAATACAAAATTTTGCATTAGACATGGATGGAACCATTTATCTGGATGAAACATGGATTGATGGTGCCAAGGTTTTTCTGGAACGAATTGAGCAAACGGGCCGGAATTATTGTTTTATGACAAACAACTCATCTAAAAATGCAGAAATTTATGTGGAAAAATTACATAAAATGGGTCTCGACATCGATCCACAAAAACAGTTGATCACTTCTGGGCATGCTACCATTGACTACCTAAAACGAAATTTTCCCGAGAAAAGTGTATACCTTTTTGGAAATAAGGCACTTATGGATGAATTTGAAAAAAATGGCATCTGTCTGGAAGAAGACCATCCTGATGTATTGATTTCTGCATTTGATACTTCTTTCAACTATACAAAACTATGTAAATTTTGTGATTTAGTACGCGAAGGCCTTCCATACATTGGTACACATCCAGATTATAACTGTCCAACCCAAAATGGATTTGTCCCAGATATTGGAGCCTTTCATGCCTATGTAAGCGCATCGACAGGACGAATGCCGGATAAGATCATCGGAAAGCCAAACAAAGAAATAATCGACTATACCTTAAATGTGTTGAGTGCTAAACCTGAAAATACAGCAGTTGTAGGTGACCGGCTGTATACTGATGTAAAATCTGGTGTTTTCAACGGCCTTTTTGGTATTTTGGTACTTAGTGGAGAGGCCCGATTGGCTGATCTTCCGGGATCGGATGTAAAACCACATCTCGTTTTCGATTCCGTGAAAAATATCACACCATTATTGTAA
- a CDS encoding DeoR/GlpR family DNA-binding transcription regulator, producing MVIDRFNGDDESYILYYLEVHKRVSNRDLCEALHLSTSTIRKKLAKMEEKGLLIRTHGGAASIDADRDETMKRKSRINILNKKAIAAEACRLINDGDVLALGGGSTVAEMAPWLLKLKEAVILTDSTVMSTLTIPNQKLEVHINSGIVRGRTGCVVGPTSDILFQSYSADKAFIGCDAFDIEFGAGSDNILVGKVEKVMLKCARERYILCDSTKLNQNALCSFIKISEITALITDDDANPEYIKRMRDAGLKVILATIPRLSEPETDIKGKDVPLESKTLKKTE from the coding sequence ATGGTTATTGATCGGTTTAATGGAGATGATGAAAGTTATATTCTATACTATTTGGAGGTACATAAACGTGTATCTAATCGCGATCTTTGTGAAGCATTACATTTATCGACTTCAACCATTCGTAAAAAGCTTGCTAAAATGGAGGAAAAGGGTCTTCTCATAAGAACTCATGGTGGTGCTGCTAGTATTGATGCCGACCGCGATGAAACCATGAAGCGAAAATCCAGAATCAATATTTTAAATAAAAAAGCCATCGCAGCAGAGGCTTGTCGATTAATCAATGATGGTGATGTCTTGGCTCTTGGAGGTGGCTCCACAGTAGCAGAGATGGCACCCTGGCTTTTAAAGCTAAAAGAAGCTGTGATTCTAACAGATTCCACCGTTATGTCGACACTTACCATTCCCAACCAAAAATTGGAGGTACACATTAACAGTGGGATTGTTCGAGGACGTACCGGTTGTGTCGTTGGTCCAACATCGGATATTCTTTTTCAGTCGTATAGCGCAGACAAAGCATTTATTGGTTGTGATGCTTTTGATATTGAATTCGGTGCAGGAAGCGATAATATTCTTGTGGGAAAAGTAGAAAAGGTGATGCTAAAATGTGCAAGAGAGCGCTATATTCTCTGTGACAGCACAAAACTCAATCAAAATGCCCTTTGTTCTTTTATCAAAATTTCAGAGATCACAGCGCTGATTACGGATGATGACGCAAACCCAGAATATATCAAACGGATGAGAGACGCTGGGCTTAAAGTAATTCTTGCCACAATTCCGCGTTTGTCAGAGCCAGAAACGGACATTAAGGGAAAAGATGTCCCCTTAGAGAGCAAAACGCTCAAAAAAACGGAATAA